A part of Flexistipes sp. genomic DNA contains:
- the rpsU gene encoding 30S ribosomal protein S21: MNLAVNAVVKVDGENVDFALRLLKKKIEREGLIREIKKHTYYEKPTEVRRKKVLKAKRKQQKLVRKLQEKYKYY; the protein is encoded by the coding sequence ATGAACTTGGCAGTAAACGCTGTAGTAAAGGTTGACGGAGAAAACGTCGATTTCGCTTTAAGGCTTCTCAAGAAAAAAATTGAAAGAGAAGGTCTTATCAGGGAAATTAAAAAGCATACTTACTATGAAAAGCCTACTGAGGTGCGAAGAAAGAAAGTACTCAAGGCTAAAAGAAAGCAGCAGAAATTAGTCAGAAAGCTGCAGGAAAAGTACAAATATTATTAA
- the larC gene encoding nickel pincer cofactor biosynthesis protein LarC, with protein sequence MNTLYFDMTSGLAGDMTVAGLLHISGVKSRVLSELFSKFFKSKVEIVLETCFVNGIKCSRLSIDFDKTAVKKRDFLTIKEMISSSSLISEKVKIASTGIFRIIAEAESKIHGQNIDNVHFHEVGAVDSIIDIISTAYLLEKISPDKIVFSTPLTGSGIIKSGHGTIPVPSPATMEILKGLDIKRIDAGDELTTPTGAAIIKYYCNNANISFSGRILETAYSTGTKSFEELPNILRILLLKQNSQAHNIIEIEANVDDMTGEEMGFLMDSFLKSGALDIFFTPVYMKKNRPGYKISILCSPDKAEFLSEKLLRESSTAGIRFSERQRIILDREFTSLEFKGYTVTLKKISGDNFVKIYPEYESVAEIARQTGTPFNTVYREILKNLE encoded by the coding sequence ATGAATACTCTATATTTTGATATGACATCCGGTCTTGCCGGCGACATGACTGTTGCCGGGCTCCTGCACATTAGCGGGGTAAAAAGCAGAGTGCTCTCAGAACTCTTTTCAAAATTTTTCAAAAGCAAAGTGGAAATAGTGTTAGAGACTTGTTTTGTCAATGGAATTAAATGCAGCCGGTTGTCTATAGACTTCGACAAAACTGCAGTAAAAAAAAGAGATTTCTTAACAATAAAAGAAATGATTTCATCAAGCTCCCTTATCAGTGAAAAAGTGAAAATTGCCTCAACAGGAATTTTCAGAATCATTGCCGAAGCTGAATCAAAAATACACGGTCAAAATATCGACAATGTACATTTTCACGAAGTAGGAGCTGTTGATTCCATAATAGACATTATTTCCACAGCCTACCTGTTGGAAAAAATATCCCCCGACAAAATAGTATTTTCCACCCCTCTCACTGGCTCCGGGATAATAAAATCTGGACACGGGACTATTCCTGTACCTTCTCCGGCAACAATGGAAATTTTAAAAGGATTAGATATAAAACGCATTGACGCAGGCGATGAACTCACCACACCAACAGGTGCAGCAATCATAAAATATTACTGTAACAATGCAAATATATCTTTCAGCGGGAGAATCCTTGAAACAGCATATTCAACTGGCACCAAATCATTCGAAGAACTGCCCAATATACTCCGAATCCTCCTTCTGAAACAAAACAGTCAGGCACATAATATTATTGAAATCGAAGCTAACGTTGACGACATGACCGGTGAAGAGATGGGTTTTCTCATGGACAGCTTCTTAAAATCAGGTGCTTTGGATATATTCTTCACACCGGTTTATATGAAAAAAAACAGACCGGGGTATAAAATCAGTATTCTTTGCTCACCCGATAAAGCTGAATTTTTATCTGAGAAACTCCTCAGGGAAAGTTCCACTGCAGGCATCAGATTCAGCGAACGACAGAGGATAATTCTGGACAGGGAGTTCACCTCGTTGGAATTCAAAGGATACACAGTTACTCTCAAGAAAATTTCCGGTGATAATTTTGTTAAAATATATCCTGAGTATGAAAGTGTTGCAGAAATTGCCCGCCAAACAGGCACTCCCTTTAACACCGTCTACCGGGAAATACTGAAAAATTTAGAATAA
- a CDS encoding macro domain-containing protein: MKKQINGVTLETVQGDIASQEDIDAVVNAANARLMPGGGVAGAIHRAAGSGLAEECKPLAPIKPGDAVITGAHNLPNSHVIHCLGPVYGVDKPEDKLLRNCYKKALELAEDNNIESIVFPAISTGAFGYPLKEATEIAVDTVAAEIPVLKKVKLIRFVLFGKKDLDVYEEIISKKL; this comes from the coding sequence ATGAAAAAGCAAATAAACGGGGTTACTTTAGAGACTGTTCAGGGTGATATTGCATCCCAGGAGGATATTGATGCTGTAGTTAACGCCGCCAATGCCAGGCTTATGCCCGGAGGGGGTGTTGCAGGTGCGATTCACAGAGCCGCAGGCAGCGGGCTTGCTGAAGAGTGTAAACCCTTAGCTCCCATAAAGCCGGGCGATGCTGTGATTACCGGAGCACATAATTTGCCTAATTCTCATGTAATACACTGTCTGGGACCTGTCTATGGAGTGGACAAACCGGAAGATAAACTGTTGCGAAACTGTTATAAAAAAGCTTTGGAACTGGCTGAAGATAATAATATTGAATCCATTGTTTTTCCGGCTATTTCCACCGGTGCATTTGGTTATCCTTTAAAAGAAGCTACAGAGATAGCTGTGGATACAGTGGCAGCTGAAATACCAGTCTTGAAAAAAGTGAAACTGATTAGGTTTGTTCTTTTTGGGAAGAAAGACTTAGATGTATACGAGGAAATTATTAGCAAAAAATTATAA